The nucleotide window AGGTGGAGCGAGGGGCTGGCTGCTGGTATTAGGTGTCAGCCACGCCCACTACTCGGAACCCCAACAGGAGGTGCATGTGCAcgtgtgtttgtgcatgtttgCTCACATGTGTGCACATGGGTGAAACAGGTAATAGGATTTTGTAAGTCCATTTCCTGTCTGCCCACAGGGCCGGTCTGAGTCAGCAGCCTGTGCTGGgttagagacgcagcatggctcaatgagaagagcacaggcttgggagtcagaggtcatgggttctaatcccggctccgccacttgtcaactgtgtgactttgggcaagtcacttcacttttctgggcctcagttacctcatctgtaaaatggggattaaaagtgtgagccccacgtgagacaatctgactaccttgtacccccccagtgcttagaacagtgcttggcatatagtgagtgcttaacaaatgccatgattattattattattattattattattatttgcgttCTTCCAGGCTGTAGTAGGTGCGGGAGTCCCATTTAGTGACATCTGGTGCTGGACCTGCCGGGCAGCTCTTCTGCTCCCTCCACCGCACCTCACCCAGTTGCCTGCTCCCACTCCAAGCTCCCCAAAGAAGCCCGGGtgtacccctctcccctccccccagccccaagccGGAACCACAATGGCCAAGCTCCTGAGGGCCCGGTTCTGTGTCTTCCCAGGTGATtctggaggagaaccaagagatgcTCCCGACTGTCATCGGCCCGCCGGTGTATCCTGCCACCAAGGTCTTCAAGTACGTTCCTCCAATGGAGTGCCGTCTCCCCAGCCTGcttgcccacccaccccccatgGAATGGCCTCATCGGGGCTGTTGGCACCTTGGCTGGAAAGAGCAGATCGCCCCTCAGGCTGCAGGCCTCCCACTCTCTCTGCGTAGACCACTTATGGGCAAGAGCCAAGGGGTTAGCCCAGTGGGCCAGGGAGTGCTTGATAAACACCCAAACTAGGGCCCGAGCCCTGAGAATAGATGTGGGGTAATTGAAGCAGTCCAGGTTTCCATCCTGAGTGGGGCTTGCCATTCTAAGCTGGGGAAGACTAGTAATGATTATTGtactcgctaagcgcttactgtgtgccaagcactgttctaagcagtagggtagatacaagctaattgtcagacacagtctatgtcccacatggggctcacactcttaatcctcattttacagatgaggtaactgaggtcctgagaagtgaagtgacctgcccaagatcacacagcagacacatggtggagccaggattagaacccaggtccttttgactcccaggcctgtgcactagccactaaaccatgctgcttctcaaggggaaGTACAAGGGgaggcaacatggcccagtggacagagcatgggactgggagtaggAAAACCAGGACCgagtcccagccctgcccatggtctgctggatgaccttgagcagattgcttaccctctctgggcctcattttccccatctgtgcaGTGAGGATTAGATTAGACAGAGAACAAGGGACGGGCCTACGTCCAATCGGCCCGCCAGGGGTCCACCCCAATGTTAGAGGCGCCGAGTGATTGCCACCGTTCCCAtcctgggttgggggtggtggcGGTGACctgcgtccccctctccctcaccccgtgGTGGGGTCTCCCGATACAGGGTGTTCACCGATCTCCAGCAGGTGCGCGACAACTTGACCCACCCCCGTTTTCAGCTCACAAGCTCCAAGGCCGAAGCAGACATCCTCTACACCTTCTCCCACTTCAAGGATTACAGGTTTGGCTATCCgtccttccactccctcccccttttcctctccccacaaccagCAATATTCATGCTGGCCCGGGCATCCCCAGTCCATCTATCTGCCCCCCCCGTGATTCCATGCCAGTCCaggcaccccctcctacctccttcctccccattcctctgGCAGGGCGTTGAGTGAGGAGCGGCCTGAGGTGATGCTGAACCAGTTCCCATGTGAAAGCCTCCTGACGGTCAAGGATTGTCTGGCTGCAGTGTCCAGGCGGGTTGGGGGGCCCGAGGGACCCCTATGGCTGCCCCGAACATTCAACCTCCGGACAGAGCTACCACAGTTCATCAGCTACTTCCAGCGGCGAGAAAGGCGGTAATCAGTCCTTCAGTCGGTCatttgtattgagcatttaccatgtgcagagcactatactaagcacttgggagattataatatgaCAATAACAGGTAATCCCCCGTGAcagggttggtgggggtggggcggggcagtGATACTGGACCATGGAGCCCCTGGGGGAGGCCAGCTTGAGCCCATAGAGAGTAACCAAATGGCACGGGACAGGGCAGGGTAAGGAGCCCATAAAACCCTGTTCATCAGGTACTGGTGGGGCAGGAGAAGCAACAGGGAtaaagccagaggacgtgggttctaataccggctctactaattatttgctgtgtgaccttggtcaactcacttaacttctctgtgcctcagtttcctcaactgcaaaatggggattcagttctcgttctccctcctacttagactttgagccccatgtaggagagggactgtgtagcctgtttaacttgtatctaccccagatcttagaacagtgccttacaaatagtaagcacctaacaaatgccattaagataaAAGGTATTTTATTGGACACAAATATGGGCAGAGTGTTGGACTTGGTGCCAGCTCTAGGCAGAGTGCAAGAGAAGCAAACCACATGATTTTGGCCCTCGAGGATCTTAGTTGAGGGAGGCAGGCAGACCCACGTGATctcccaggaggaagaggagatgagtgACAGTCACACAGGCTATTTGATCCACCTGTTGGGAGCACATCTGTGTGGGTGGGTACTCCGGTCACTGGGCTGGTACCactccagggaaggcttcctagaggagactGGCTGGTCCAGGAGGgctaggaagatggggagaatggtatcTGGTAGAttgtttttgtgtgtatgtgtttgtgtgttggtGGGGGGCAAGGAGATACGGGTAGAAGGGGGACTTGaaggagtgggtggggagggccaACAGAGAAACAAGCCAGGCTGGCCCCATAGGGTCACTGTATCGGCAAGCTCtcctgaggagaagcagcctggggcCCGGCTGTGCGGGGCTGCACCCCAGTGAGCAAACAGGAGAGTCGGGTGGTGACGGAGGCGGATCCCCGGATCACGCCAGGCAGTGCTGGTGTTCCCGCCCCAGGGGGGATGATAACCACTGGATCTGCAAACCATGGAACCTGGCTCGGGGCCTGGACACCCACATCAGTCGCAGCCTCAACTGCATCCTCCGGCACCGGGAGAGTACGCCCAAggtgaggaggcagggtggggtggaGCGGAGCCCTTCAGGGTTCGGGTCTCAGCCCCGTTTAGGCAGGCCGGTGGGCAGAGCTTTCTTTGGTGGGTTTACGACATCATcagcctgcccacactgagcaagACGAGAACCCCGGGGTGCTTTACTACAGCAGTGCTATAGTGCAGGGTTGCAGTGCAACAGTTGCAACCAAAAGCTCACAGCCCACGCCACCATGTCATTTCCCCTCAGACCCATCCTCCCTGGGGCTACTGTGAGCCAGCGGATATCCAGGCCCACCTTGGGAAGCTACAAGTCAAACGGGGCCGGTGGTGGGCGGGGCCAAGAGGAGCTGCTCCCTGGGGCCCACTACTCAGAAAGCAACCTTTCCCGACCCTCAGCCTGTGGCAGCCTGTGGACTCCCAACAGGAGGTGTTCCAGGAGCCCCCTGAGTCCGTTGGATGGTGACCCCCCCCAGGCTAatggcagggggcgggggagtTTGTGTCCAGGTGGTATGCAAGTACATCGAGAACCCCGTCCTTTTCCACCGGGACGACGTGGGGCTGGTCAAGTTCGACATCCGCTACATCGTGCTCCTGCGCTCCGTGCAGCCCCTCCGCCTCTTTGCCTATGACGTCTTCTGGCTGCGCTTTGCCAATCGGTACTCGCCAATGGGGACCCGCCCCTCCCGGTGTGGGTGCGGGTGGTGGCCGGAGAGGGGGCCACTGTGGCCCTGTGTCCACCAGTCAGGCCGGGGGGATTTGCCAGGTGCCTTCCTCCTATGCAGGGCTCtataccaagtgcctgggagaggccaGTAGAGGTTGAAGGCAtaatccctaacctcaaggagctagCTGCCCATGGCGGGGAGATAGGTCCTGAAATATATGACAGGAAGTTGGAAGTAAAGGAGTATAAAGATATCCACCCCACtacaggaggtgggagggacaagtacccaagtgcttagatgatgagGAAAAAGGGTGGACAAATGAGagagaaatcagggaaggcctcttggaagaggtcagGTTTcaaaaggattttgaagatgcagACAGCAGTGGTCGGTTGAATTTGAGCAAACTGGGATGtctaggcagggaggagggtaagctggggtgtagtgggagaaaagagtggacaaagagcagcgtgagaagcagcacagcctagtggagagagcacaagcctaggagtcagaaggacgtaggttctaatcccagctctgccactgttactgctgggtgaccttgggcaaggcacttcacttctctgtgtcttggttccctcatctgtaaaatggggatgaagaatgagcgcctcatgtgggacagggactatgttcaacctgatttgcttgtaacctccccggtgcttagtacagtgcctggcacaaagtaagcacttaacaaataccacagttattattaaataggaaggaaggagagaactgattgagagccttaaaatgagtggtcaggagtttctgctcgatgtggagagaaatgggcaaccacGTGGGGATTTTGAGTAGGGAAGAGCCAGGTGCAGAATAGTGTTttcgaaaaatgatctggccagcagaatgaaatatggacttgagggagagaggctggaggcagggaggtgagcaaggtggCAGGTGCCATAGTGGAGATGGGATAGGACAGACGCCAGGACCAGTGCAGTGAGCgtttggaaggagaagaaggggcagattcgggagaggtggtgggggtcgaaccgacaggattcggtgaccgactgaatatgtgagtggaaGGAGAGCGATGAGATGTGAGGCTAAAGCCAGAGTTGTGGGTTCATGAGAGTAAAGGGTGGAGGTGGTGATGTGGTCACCAGCGTTGGGAAAGTCGGGTAGGGAGAGTTGGTGAGCACTCAGGAGACGGGGGTGGTGGTAACCAGTGACTGTGAGGGAAAACAGGCGAGCAGGCCCGGGAGACCGAGGGGCCGGTGGTGGTGCTGGTTCGGACGGAGCAAGCGGATTGGGTTGTTGGTAGAGCCTTCTCCCTGGACGACCTGGATGACTATGAGAAGCATTTCACCGTGATGAACTACACGGCTTCTGCGGCCTTGAAGCAGGTGAGCAGGGAAGGGATGCAGCTGCGGGGGCCTGGACCCCACAGCTCCTGGTTGGCATTGTCGGGGATGGGAGGCCCGGACCCATGGCTCCTGGTTGGTGTTGCGGGGGCAGAATGCCCGGACCTACATCTTCCGGTTGGCATGGTGGGGGCAGGAGGCCCGGAGCCACAGCTCCTGGTTGGCATGACGGGAGGAGGCCTGGACCCATGGCTTCCGGTgggtgttgggggaaggggaggcccagactcccaactcccagttgggggtggtgggaggccaGGACCTATGGCTCCCACTTGGCATGGGGGGACAGGGCTCAGACTGAATTGAATTTTAATACTCCAGCAGGCCTTGAGGACCCTGAGaatggttggggggcgggggagaggccaGTCTCTGCCTCAGGAGTCCTACGCCAGGGTCCATCTGGGTCTCAGACAACCACAAGTCTTGGTCAGTCCCCGTGCAGAGAAGTCCAGTATGCTGGCCTGccgacacagcgtggctcagtgtgctTTCctggcaggggggttggggggccagGGTCCCGGTGTTGCCCCAGAAAGCTGGTCTTCAGTGGCCCTGGGCGTGGCCACGGTGGTTTCTGGCTTCCTACAAGGCTGTATGTGTGGTGGGGCCTCCCATAGGCATGCTGAGTGAACAGCAGGCCCAGGCTTGACCCAGAAGCTGAATTTCAAATTTTAAATTTCTACAAAACCAAAGCGGAGGTGGcgactgactttcccatcttgggGGGCAGAGAAGCGGGGATCGATCTGCTCAGAGGCGCCCAGCCAACACCACTAaaactgcctttccccactcctgctcctcctcagtttCCCATCCTCAGCCCACCCCGGGTGCCCACGCTGGCATGAGCCCTTCGCCCCCAACCTAAGTCCTCAGGAGCCGGTAGGATTGGTTGTGTCATTCTAGGTGCACTATGACGAGTTCATCCCGCTGTTTGAGGAGCAGTTTCCAGAacacccctggcctgctgtgcaaGTATGTCACCAGAGGCGGGCAGGGTGCTGTGCCGCCCGCCCCCTGGGTGCAGAGGGGCTCCCCCGGACTGAAAACCCCTGTTgcctgtcttctgactcccccacatgATCCCCACACCTCTCAAACGCTGCGTGCCATCCATCTCTTCCGGGGCCTCCAACAGTCTCTTCCCGGTCCCCAGGCAGAGATCTTCCGGGCCTTTGCAGAGCTGTTCCACGCGGCTTCCTGCCGGCCGGCCCCCCTGGGTCTGGCTCCCTACCCCTCTTCCCGAGCCGCCTACGCCATCGATCTCATGCTCAAGTGGGACGCTCGTGGAGACGGTGAGTGACCCCTGGCCACTGCTGCCCCCCCGGCACCCTCCAACCCTGCCTTTTGTTGCGCCCCGGCCCCCCGaccttctcccccacccaatTTTGCAATCCCTGACCCTATTGCCCCTCACACTCCAACCGGGATGGGGGGCTTGggatgcaggcaagtggcatacgTAGGAAAGTGACCTTGTGCTTCTGGCGCCGGGTCCCAGGTGAACGGATCATGCAGCCTCAGATCTTGGAAGTGAACTTCAACCCTGACTGTGAGCGCGCTTGCCGCTACCATCCCACCTTTTTCAACGACGTCTTCAGCACCTTGTTTCTGGACGAGGTCGAAGGCTCGCACGTGACCCAAGTCGTCTAGTTCTCGGGCCCACCGCCCCCCATCCATCTGGGACCACTGATTGCCCCGTGGTTCCGGCCTGTGGTCGCTCGGGGCCGGCTGGGGGAGCGAGCCGGTAGGTGGCCACAGTGCGGTTCCTCTGCTCCCTGCTTGCTTCGGGCTCCACATCCCACCCTGTGCTGACTAGAGTCTCGTGCAGGACTTCCAGGATGAGAAAATGAACCCAAGTCCCGGGTCAGACATGCTGGCAGTGGCCGGTGGCAGGCTGGCTCCATGATGCTCCGGGCCCACAGGGCAGCCCGGTCTCCGGAGGCGTTTGGTGATGAGAATCGCCCACCAACACTAAAGCCCCTCCGCCACAATTTGGTGTGGAGCTGGTTGTTTCAGGGGCCGCTGGGTAGCTCAAAATGAGGAGGTCTCgggatgagaagtagcgtggctcagtggaaagagcacgggcttgggagtcagaggtcatgggttctaatcccagctccgccacatgtctgctgtgtgaccttgggcaagtcacttaacttctctgagcctgttacctcatctgtaaaatgggggttaagactgagcctcacgtgggacaacctgatcaccttgtattcccccccagcgcttagaacagtgctttgcacatagtaagcgcttaacaaataccatcattatttattatgagGTCGAGCAGAAGGGGCCcagtttgggggtgaagggaagaggcTGCACCAACCAATCACATTCCCAGCGGCCGCAGACTTGgccactcctccctccacctttatCTCCTGCCCGATGCCTCCCCAGCTCAGAGGAAGTGAAAGTCCAACACCAGGACTGGACCCAGTTTTCGAAAATGATTTTATTCCTTAAACTACCGTGTTCACCAatgtccccccccccacacaccactGCCCTTCTCCATTCACTGGATgggcctctcctcttccctcactccctatCTGGGAGGTCAGGGATCGGACCCCTCCATTAGCCCAACTAAAGCCAGCGTGTCAGGCACAGTGGGCAGTGACAACACTCCacactcctcccaccccccttcaCTCCCATCCCAACTTCCATCTGTCCCTGCCCAAGTTATGTAGAGAAGTACTTAGGGCTGACTGAGTCTAAGCTGGGGCAAGGCAAGCCCAGCCCCTCCCACTCTGATGTCAGCTCCACGAGGCCTTCGGCCACCGCTTGGCCCGGCCCAGTTCACTCGCCCCTCTGACGCCGGTCAGCTGGGTTGTCCCTCCAGATGTGGTAGTTGAGGGTCGTGGCCAGGGCCAGCCAAGCCAGGTACGGGTACAACAACCATGCGGCAGGCCGGCTGACCTGCCGCCAGGACACGGTGGTAGCCACGGCCAGGCCTCCCACAGCCAGGATGTCCACCAGGGCCTGGGGGGTGGGAGCACAGGTCACTGGGGTGGCACCTGCCCCATGGAGTccaatcccccctcccctcccgacaTCCTGCTGCAGGAGAGTCCAGCCCAGAAAGGTCCATTGCCAGGACCACCCACTGCTGTCCTCCCAGTATCCATCTGAAAGCACAATGTGTGTCTACACCAGCTAAGGGAAGTGGTCCTGTCGATGCCAGTGGCAGGGGGCACTGAGGGAAGAGGAATCAGAGCCAGGATAGGGAAGGATGAAGCCACTGGAGAATAGTCTCCTATAATTCTGAGTCTCTGGTGACTTCATATTCGAAGGAGAGCCCCCCTGCCTCAAAATTGGCATGTGTCATCAACATTTGCCTTTCTGGCACCCAGCTGCCCCTGCCTTGGCCTCCAGCTCTGTGAGTTCTTTCCACACCCCGTCACTGGTGTCAGTCGGAGTCTCCCACCCATGGCACGCTTTGCACAGCAAGCCAACACTTACCCAGCCCATTTGACGGGCTCCAAAGAAGATAGGCGACCAGGCCCAGTTGAGGGCCAGCTGGCCAGCGTAGAGTCCAAGGGGCAGCAGCGCCTTCTCTGTGAAGCCTCCCAGCTCCCGCCAGACCAAGTAGGAGCCGTAGCTGAAACACCCAGGAGCCCCCCGGTTAGCCCCAGGCCCAGCCTGGCGGCAGGGGGCCTCACCTGCCCCCCAAGCCCAGTGCTCTAATTGGAGAATGGGGTGGCAGGAGCCTGGGCCTTAGAACTCTGAAGggacgtgggcctgggaaggCCCCAGCCCTTATCTGCCGACCCACCAAGAGACCATTTCCTTTCTGGGCAGGAGACGGAGcccagggtcaagggagggttcagTTTTGGAGTCCTAATCCCAAATGGAATTCAGGGCCCAGGGTCAGGAGAGGTTTGGGGTTCAGAATCCTCCCCACAGATCCTCACCCCAGGCAGTGCACAGGGCCCAGGGCTGTTGCTGGGGCATTTGGGGGACCCCGATGGAGCCCCACCCCAGTTAGTGCATAGATCCCAGGGATATCAGGGTCCCCCATGGGTCCTCACCCCATGGCAGTGTACAAGGTCCCCCACACTGGGCCGAACATCCAGTCGGGCGGGGTCCATGTGGGCTTGGTCAGCGTTGCGTACCACGTGGTCACCTCTCTCCTCTTGTTCCGGGACATGGTGAACAACCcaaggctggggaggagggtgaaTCCGGCGGCGGGGACCCAGGGCGGGGTCATGGCCAATGCTGAAATGGCATATGGGGGGGATATGGGGAGCTCACTGGAGGTCAGGCAGGCTAAGGTGAGTGTGTGTGGCCACGGTGACACTCAACTGGTGCCTCGACGAAGGTCAGCCCCGACAGGGTCCTAGAATGGGACCGTGACACTACAGTAACTGGCTCCCTCCCACACCGCCCCCGGCAGCTCACACTCCCCACTGTGGCCAAGCCCACCGATCCTTCCCTTGTAGTCAATTCACTAGTCTCCTACCCCTTGCTTATACCCAGTCTACTCCTCCAGTTGGGCTATCCTGATCCACCCCTACATCCATGGCAACTGCTTACAACTCCTCTCACCCCACCTAATTTGAATTCTCGTCAGTCAAGCAGTAGCCTGAGCCAACTACCTGGAGGGGTACCCTGTACTTAGTACACCAAAACTGATATGATAGTTCAGATTGCAAGTCagaaaatatgatccctgccctcaatgggcatAGCGTGTCTCatcttcagagaagcaacgtggcctagttgatagagcatggtcctggaactcagaaggacctgggttctaattctgactctaccatttatctgctgtgtgacctggggcaagtcacttaatttatctgtcctcagttacttcatctgtaaaatgggggttgactaatagccctatgtgggacagggattgtgatccaatccaattatcttgttcctaccccagcgcttactgcagtgcctggaacaagtaagcatttaacaaatactataataataattattatttttattattattaatgactgtaAGCCAAATGAAAGCTGGAATTGATCTTCTAAGGTTTTTGAGGTTGCCCAAGCAGCGCTCTTCCCACAACATGtgctcagtaagcattcattcaatcatattaataataaataattatggtatttgttaagcgcttactatgtgccagcactgtttgagcacttactgtgtgcagagcgctgtacttgggagagtacaacataacaatacccACAGtaggcagcatggccaagtggaaagagcacaggcctgagagtcagaggacctgggttctagcctcagGTCCtacacctttctgctgtgtgaccttggacaaatcacttcatttgtctgggcctcagtttcctcatctgaaaaatggggattcattacctgttctccctcttatttcgattgtgagccctctgtggaaccttacaacactctgcccacagtacgtgctcagtacagATGATTGATGCTTGGGTCATCAGGTCCTGCCTTCTGCCAAACCCTCCAGGGGCAGTGGGAAAAGCAGTGTGCTTGGTAGATAAagctcagacctgggttctaaggccatctcctctgcttgtctgctgtgtgaacttagacaagagaagcagcgtggcttagtggaaagagcacgggcatgggaggcagaggtcgtgggttctaatcccgtctccaccacatcaactgtgtgtgtgactttgggcaaatcacttaacttctctgtacctcagttacctcatctgtaaaatggggattaagactgtgagccccacgtgggacaacctgattaccttttatctaccccagtgcttagaacagtgcttggcatacagtaagtacttaacaaatgccatcattattattaatttctctgtgcctaagttacctcatctgtaaaatggggattaagacggagccctatgtgggacagggactgtgaccaactcaattaccttgtatctaccccagcacttagtacagtgcttggcacatggtaagtgctcaacaaatacctcctTTACtattagttctagactgtgagcccacttttgggaagggactgtccctatatgttgccaacttgtacttcccaagcgcttagtacagtgctctgcacacagtaagtgctcaataaatatgattgaatgaatattattattattattatcatcatcattaaggttTCAAACCATGTCCAGGAGTCAGGCAACCTGGTCTCAGCATCCATAGTACTAATAACACtgcagctcgttgtggacagggaatgtgtctgttatattgcagtgttgtactttctcaagtgtttagtacagtgtcctgcacacagtatacggttgattgtttgattgaacagtaataatgatgatagtggtatttgtcaagctcttactaaatgctgggatagttagataatcaagtcggatacAATCCATGTGCCTCAACCTTGGGGTGCTACCTCCCTAATGATGGACTGAACTGTGGGGGCTGAGGTGCTCACCCATTCCACATGGCCCCCCCAAAGTGGGCAGAGGGTGAGGCAGGGCTGGACGCTGGACTGGGTGGGCTAATTTTTTTCCAaaggctgggtgggtggggggggggggaggtaacTGGGAATTGAGCCCCAAAAACTGTCCTGGACACTGGCCAGGAAAGGCCTAGAGAGCAGCGAGACCCAGTGGACGGaacgcaggactgggagtcaggagagctggcttCCAGCCCCGGACCTGCCCCTGCCAGCTTGGTGACCCTGGCCAagacactcaacctctctgggcctctgggtcaTGGCCTATACAATGAGGGACAagatccctgttctctccccctagaccgtgagcccattgggcagcagggactctgtccgatcatcttgtatctactccccgcTCAACCCTGCCTCAGCTGGGCACCTTGGTGAGTCTTGAATCGATGCCGTTTTCATTGGTATTAGTAGTAACAGTACAGAGGTTtcatccttccctcttccccagtctCAGTTCCCAGGGCCCAGGCCGGAGGCTGTCTCTGAGGGGAGAACGGGGCTGGGGCTTGGCTTTTGTGGCAGCCCTGggcctccaccccacccctgctCCACTAAGGCAGCCTGAGCTAGCCTCCAGCAGGCTCCCACCAGCCCCTGGGACCGGTTGGTGGATATGGCAGCCACCCCCACGCCTTGCCCTGCCCTGGTGACTCAGCCTTAACGGGGTGGGATGGAAGCTGGCCAGAAggcgggggctgggaggaggcagcACCATCTCTCCgcttcctcctggaggccttccctgcttacaCATGCGCAGCCCCCAGGAGCTCTTTTTACGGTGGGGGAGCCTgggcggaggggagggtgcggcAGACGGAGGGACCCTTCCCGCCAGGTCGGGGAAAGGCTCAGGGTGAAGAAAGAGGAGGGCGAGGGCGGAGCGGGTCCTAGGGTGAAGCAAGCAGGGCAGCCAGTCCCCATCTGGGAAGCAACTCGGGACTTAGGCAACGGGACTCAGACCCCAGTGGGCcccaacccctcctcccctccgcggGACCCCCGTGCCGAAACCCCAACTGCGATGGGCGCCCACCACCCAGCATAGTGCCCCCGCCCCAATTCTGGGGCCCAGCCGGGAAGGAAAGGCCTCGCTCAGACTCCTAGGAACTGAAACTCCAACAAATGTCAGCCGGCTCCCACGACCCCCGTGCCCTGCTCTTATGTgattccctctctgccccccggcTCCAGCTTTGTCTCCAGGTGGGCATCACCGGGTGGGCACCACTACCCGCTTCCCACTCCACCACAGGTGGGACTTTACGGCGGCGCGGAGGAGCAGCTGCTGCCAGGCCACGCGTAACCGGGAAGCCTTTGGTGGGCGCTTACACAACTGCCcagcggggcaggggcaggaccaGGCGGAcgcagggggtgagggggcgaCGCCGGGTGTCTGGGCAGAGGCGGGCCCAGGGGTCCAGACCTTCCGGAGGGGAAGAGCGGGTACCCGGAAGGCAAACGAGGAActggtgtttgttatgcgcttacttcgtgccaagcactgttctaagcgctggagtagacacaaggtcatcaggttgtcccatgtggggctcacagtcttcatccccatttgacagatgaggtcactgaggcccagggaagtgaagtggcttgcccaaagtcacacagctgacaagtggcagagccggaattagaacccacgacctgtgactcccaagcccgggctcgctccactgagccacgctgcatctcaaagAGAGGGAAGACAACGGGCCACATCGAGCC belongs to Tachyglossus aculeatus isolate mTacAcu1 chromosome 14, mTacAcu1.pri, whole genome shotgun sequence and includes:
- the TTLL12 gene encoding tubulin--tyrosine ligase-like protein 12 isoform X1, encoding MAGEDSEVLVALHGPALRAAGVPPRYWSRLLHKLENEVFDAGEVFGIMRVEEGEEEEDGIEWEQEQLRKKANPGTELCYKVIVTREDGLQAADPNSIFLVDHAWTYRAEQARSQLHQVPGLLQRMAGLMGAEVHGEVPDEAAVEHVLEEMWRFNQTYQLNQGSAEEQVPVWYIMDEFGSRIQHCDEPSFATAPLYYAPQRVAYTVLWPLRDLETGEEVTRDFAYGERDRLIRKCMLLPWLPADVSDIDVTTPEPPEAHFQVILEENQEMLPTVIGPPVYPATKVFKVFTDLQQVRDNLTHPRFQLTSSKAEADILYTFSHFKDYRALSEERPEVMLNQFPCESLLTVKDCLAAVSRRVGGPEGPLWLPRTFNLRTELPQFISYFQRRERRGDDNHWICKPWNLARGLDTHISRSLNCILRHRESTPKVVCKYIENPVLFHRDDVGLVKFDIRYIVLLRSVQPLRLFAYDVFWLRFANRAFSLDDLDDYEKHFTVMNYTASAALKQVHYDEFIPLFEEQFPEHPWPAVQAEIFRAFAELFHAASCRPAPLGLAPYPSSRAAYAIDLMLKWDARGDGERIMQPQILEVNFNPDCERACRYHPTFFNDVFSTLFLDEVEGSHVTQVV
- the TTLL12 gene encoding tubulin--tyrosine ligase-like protein 12 isoform X2, with amino-acid sequence MAGEDSEVLVALHGPALRAAGVPPRYWSRLLHKLENEVFDAGEVFGIMRVEEGEEEEDGIEWEQEQLRKKANPGTELCYKVIVTREDGLQAADPNSIFLVDHAWTYRAEQARSQLHQVPGLLQRMAGLMGAEVHGEVPDEAAVEHVLEEMWRFNQTYQLNQGSAEEQVPVWYIMDEFGSRIQHCDEPSFATAPLYYAPQRVAYTVLWPLRDLETGEEVTRDFAYGERDRLIRKCMLLPWLPADVSDIDVTTPEPPEAHFQVILEENQEMLPTVIGPPVYPATKVFKVFTDLQQVRDNLTHPRFQLTSSKAEADILYTFSHFKDYRALSEERPEVMLNQFPCESLLTVKDCLAAVSRRVGGPEGPLWLPRTFNLRTELPQFISYFQRRERRGDDNHWICKPWNLARGLDTHISRSLNCILRHRESTPKVVCKYIENPVLFHRDDVGLVKFDIRYIVLLRSVQPLRLFAYDVFWLRFANRAFSLDDLDDYEKHFTVMNYTASAALKQAEIFRAFAELFHAASCRPAPLGLAPYPSSRAAYAIDLMLKWDARGDGERIMQPQILEVNFNPDCERACRYHPTFFNDVFSTLFLDEVEGSHVTQVV
- the TSPO gene encoding translocator protein, whose product is MTPPWVPAAGFTLLPSLGLFTMSRNKRREVTTWYATLTKPTWTPPDWMFGPVWGTLYTAMGYGSYLVWRELGGFTEKALLPLGLYAGQLALNWAWSPIFFGARQMGWALVDILAVGGLAVATTVSWRQVSRPAAWLLYPYLAWLALATTLNYHIWRDNPADRRQRGE